Sequence from the Mauremys reevesii isolate NIE-2019 linkage group 5, ASM1616193v1, whole genome shotgun sequence genome:
GGATGTCATCAAAATACTGAAAGCTGTGCAGACCACCGCTCCTCACTAATCCTCTCAATGGTCTTATACGTTGAATAAGAGGAAGCTAGGTAACTCATGCTATTATtaagaggagtgaagttctggaacagccttccaaggggagtagtgggggcaaaagacatatctagcTTTAAGAcaaagcttgataagtttatgaaggggatggtatgatgggatagcctaattttggcaattaatttggcaattgatctttgattatcagcaggtaaatatgcccaatggtctgtgatgggatgttagatggggtgggatctgagttactacagagaattctttcctgggtgctggctggtgaaaCCCACAAgatcagggtttaactgatcgccatatttggggtggggaaggaattttcctccagggcagattggcagaggccctggaggtttttcgccttcctctgcagcatggggcacgggtcacttgctggaggattctctgcaccttgaggtcttcaaaccacaatttgaggacttcaatggctcagacataggttaggggtttgttatagaagtggatgagtgagattctgtggcctgcataatggtcccttctggccttaaagtctatgagtctattatcCTGAGCAATGAACAGATATTGCCCAACACCATCCCTCGAGAACAGATATGTACAGTAGTTTGATATTgccccaaacaaaaaaatctatCAATTTTACCCACTTCTAAGCAAAACAACTTTGTCATATAACAAAAAAGTCCAATGCCTCCTTACCCGTGTGTCTAGATTATACGCAGTCTTCTTTAAATCCTGCAAGGCCCTCTGCATGAATTCAAATGCATGGCAATCAACACAGGGGCGACCTAGGGAAGAGTTTTAGTAGAGAGACATTCCTAAATGGCATGAAATAGTAATCAAAGGGAATGATTATGACTTTTTACTGAATCAGGCCCTTCCAAGAGACAACATGCAAGGCAGCAACAGGAACATCCACTACCGCTATTGGGTAGCTAGCTTAGAAAAGCAGAGAATGAATACTGTGATTTAAGAGACGTGAAAAGCTGAAAGTGAAAGTCCAGGAAGTAAATCAATCTGTCCATTCATGTTTTTATACCATGCCTATGATCCTAGTATCTGAATTCCTCAAAAAGAattcataataaaaaataaagttagGAGGTCTAATATTCTTCTCACTTCTGCCTGAGGCAGTTTGGACTATGTTTTAGTAAGTCGATTTTTTTTAAgattatttttcctcttttcccctgttctttccttttcttcatcTTATTAATTAGTTACTATTTGTATGGAGGTAATTCCTGGCAGAGCCAGTCATAGATCAGGacccccgttgtgctaggtgctgtacaaactatTGCCATGTCTTCCTTTCTTCCCTTTCCTTCCtctcttctttgttactgttttAGTTGCTGTGGGATTGCTAAATTgaagtagaagcagcaaagaatcctgtggcaccttatagactaacagacgtctgttagtctataaggtgccacaggattctttgctgcttctacagaaccagactaacacggctacccctctgataaattgAAGTAGTGAGTTTTCTGCTTCCCCTTTGCtctgaaaggtttcagagtggtagccgtgttagtctgtatttatttcttatcttttaaccagttactgatccatgagaggaccttccctcttatcccatgactgcttactttgcttaagagcctttggtggggGACATTgctaaaggctttctgaaaatctaagtacactatatccactagatcccccttgtccacatgcttgttgaccccttcaaataattctagtagatggtgaggcatgatttccctttaaaaaaaccacGTTgactttccccaacaaattaagttcatctatgtgcctgacaattctgttctttactatagtttcaagcagtttgcccggtactgaagtcaggcttactggcctgtaattgccaggatcacctctggagccctttttaaaaattggcatcacattagctatcctccagtcatttggtacagaagctgatttaaatgataggttacaaaccacagacCTCCAAAGCCTTGGACCTGTTCCCAAGAAAGTCCTGTTTCCAGCTGTCATGAGCTTGAAATGGACAGTTTAATGGAATGCATCTGAGATCATCATCACACAGAGTTTGGGTCAATGTGAAGACCTGAGACGTTGAATCTGACGCATTATTTCATGGGGAGCCATTGTAGTGAGCAGTGTACCGAGGTGCTCCTAGTGTCTGGGGTCGCTGAGAatgtgggctgctgcctgctgaactaattgcagcatttttaaGGTTTGTGTTCTCTGGTCTAACTAATCCAAGCTGCAGGTCACAAGGATGTGGATGACCATGGCCAGATCTTCATCCAACTAGAAACTATATATTATAAACATCAGCAATTCAGAGACAGGACAGATAACGCAATGATACTAATATGCTCTAAAATCAACTATTATTGGCATTCCACACGCTCTCACTTGCCTCTTAATTTCTATGCATCTTTGATTACTTCACTGGGAGATTTGCTCAAATGAGACGTTCAGGACTTGGGGCCAGTCAGCGCTCTGAAGTTGAGTAGAGACAAGGAAAGAACTAGAGTGAGGCTGCAGTGACCTTCAGCCTGTTGTGCAACCACCGTGACTGATTTCCACACACTTTTGATAAACTGGAGCTGGATCCTACAACATGAAGTCTGCCTGCTAATAAGGAAAGATGAATTTTCAAAATCCTTTAAAAGTCTGCCTGCCTGAGAAAAGAAACACTCCAAACTATTCAGCTGTAGCTGAATAAAAGGAGAaacatataaaaatatatttaaagagttAATCTCTGAATGTTCTAGTATATTTCTTAATCTAATTTTGCTATTATTATTTCTTAGATACATAGAACCAGAGGTGAGGATGGCACTTTCCAGACAAATAAAATGATGGGTCCTTGTTCCAAGTAATTCATAATGTAAATTAGACTCATCACAGCTCAACGGCTGTCTATACACAAAGGGAGGGAAATGGGAGGATGGAGATTGTGATCATGAAAGATTATGAGATGTGCTTATTATTATTTCGGTATCCTGTTCATtcgtttttttaattgaagagaATTTGTACTATATTAGGTTTGGGGGATAGTACCCAGCATGAAGGCACCTGTGAGGGCATTGTTGGTGGAAAGAAGTGATCCTTGAGGATCCATATAAAGGTGGAGATTATAATTGCATGGAACACAGGACCAGAGAGGACGCTCCAAATGTAGGGGATGGAGAATGGGGCATCAAGGTGTGCCACACTGGCAGAGTACAGCGTGTAAGCAGGGTAGGGGTAGGACTGAAGAAGTGCAGGAAGGTGCAGAGCAGTGAGGTGCCCTGGATGAGTGAATGGGGAGGACGAATGTGATCCAGAAGCCACTGTGGGACTGAGGGAGGGAGTACACAATATGTTATGAAGATTTTCATCTAGTGCAATGAAAACATGACGTTTCCAGGACTGGTTGAACTAAGATGATCTTTAAACACCTGTAAATGCTGCAGCATTAAATCTGTGTTTACACTCATGTACAGTTATGAGATAACCAGTATACAGGGCAGTACATACTTTCAGCTGGGATTGTTGTTCCTGCTTCTTCGTCGGCTTTAATGGGCTCCATGGTGAGCAGCACAACTACAAATATTAAAGGAACCAGGAAGACCACTCTTCTTAGGAGACAAGGAGTCAGCATCCTGCTAATTGGCGCTTCTTCCTTTATTAGGGGCAATAAACAAGTTAGTGAGAAACATTGGGTTCTGTAAAATAACCCCTTTTTGTCTGTAATGTTCATGATAGTTACAAGACTGACCGTCCTGGAGATTAAATTCCTCTCTTTAgctacagaacaggtacagcatggaCAGTGGCAGAGCAAAGTTCTTCACCCCACTCCACTCATGGGCCTCAAACCTGGCCTAGAGGGACTTCTTGTAGGAATGAGACGGAAATTCAGTTGCCATGGCTCAGTCAGtctctggcctctctgctgagattgctAACGATGGTGCCAGCTTTGTGATGCTGATACTTGTCCTATTTTAACACCAACCCAAACCAGCAATGGCTGGGTCATTGCTAACCCCTGGGAATTTGTGCAGCTCTGCTACCAAGCTGATTTGCATTTGAACCGAGAGATGAAAAGTGCTCTCTCTCTCGCATTTTTAATGTACCATCTTTTCGCATATACCTGCAAAACGAAAACTAATTTTATAATTACTTTGCAACTAAACAAATCACAGAAGCTAGTTTCACGCAGCTTCCTTCATGCAGAAGAAGAGGCTTTTCTTAAACCCCAGCCCATAGAACCATAGGCATAGTCACTGGTCACAACTAAAACAAACCCAGCCGTTTGTTTCTTGACATGAATTATTCCCCTTTGTCTCTCCTCTGACCCCTGCTTGGTTTTCAGACCTTCACGTATTGTCATCCATTTGTTCCTGTACACCAGAGATGGCCAAAGCATGGCCGGAAGCGCTGGACAGCCTGATCCAAGGCTACCTCATCTGAATACAAAGATGAAGCCTGTGAACACTATCAGCTCTCGTAGGCAGTGTTTCATCTTCAGCCAAGTAGATAAGTTGCTTAGCTCAAGATGGAGCATTGTATACTGGGACCAGTTGCTGTACATTCAAAcgcaggcaaagaaaaaaaaacttactcCGTTCTAAGCAGTaacaagattaaaataaattCCATATCCAGAGAGTGCAGATTCTCATTAGCAGAGCACAGGAAGGCAGGAGGATGAGTTGTCTGttctttttctaatttttaaatattaacaATGAGTAAAAATGTTGCATAAGAATGTTGAATCCTTGTGCTCTGGATGTGATGCTGGAATACAGCATTATACAGTACAGTCTACATTTCCCAGTCAGAAGAGGTGGTTTTCCTCATATTGCAACAGAAACATAAGGGAATAAACCTGCTGTTTAGACAACTGCAGGGCCACATTTGCAAAGCCTGGCAACTGAGATGAATCTGCAAATGTTGCATGAACACCTGCTGCATATGCAAATTGGCAGCTGGGCCTGCAAAGGAGTACTGTTATGTGCAATCATCTGTGCTCCATGCACAAATCCCCAGTCGTAGTGTAAATTTACAGTGGGCAGACGTGTACATTTTGCAGCCACTAAATCAGGAGGCcagttttagaaagaaaaaaaaacgggTCCCTTATGTAATTCTTTCAACAAAAGAACTGAGACACTGTGTGCATTTATTGATTCCCTTTGCCTGTCTTCGTTATCTTTACTAACAAAGTAAACTTTAGTAAGAGCATTAACAGCACAAAAAaagaggtggttttctttttatcAGTAGTGATCCAAGTGAAAACAAGTCCAGTCAAATCCTAGTTCTTGCAATGAGATACAGCAAAAGGAGAGTGTCCTCCTGAAACAGCAAATTAGGATAGTGCCATTTACATCTAAAGTGCCTTTAGCTGCACAGGAGCATCATGAACAAGAAGCTAATTCCTGTAATCTCATGCTGAAGCTTCAGCACCAGTGAGGCAAATGAAGCAGGTGCCCAGGTAAACTTTTTCAGGGCACCTGAGACATgttcattcccagccccagctcagcttTTTAATGATCCCCtctgtaaaagaaaaaagaacaggagtacttgtgtcaccttagagactaacagatttatttgagcataagctttactGGGCTACaggccacttcatcagatgcatgcagtggaaaatacagtaggaagataaatatatagaaaaagaacatgaaacaatgggtgttaccatacacactctaacgagagtgattagttaaggtgagctattaccagcccccaactaaaacctctccagcatatCATCAAGAACCTACaatctatcctgaaggatgatccatcactctcacataTCTTGGGCAACAGGCcaatcctcgcttacagacagccccccaacctgaagcaaatactcaccttaactgatcactctcgttagagtgtgtatggtaacacccattgtttcatgttctctgtgtatatatatatatatatatcttcctactgtattatccactgcatgcatccgatgaagtgggctgtagcccacgaaagcttatgctcagataaatttgttagtctctaaagtgccacaagtactcctgttctttttgcagatacagactaacacagctgctactctgaaatctgtaaaAGAAACATTCCCTTGGGGCATTAGTTGTCTCACACCACATCTAAGTGACTGTTAGGTTTTTGAACAGAAAATAGCATAAGCACAACATGCTTTCAAGCGTTGCCTGCCTCTGCCTTTGCAACCGACAGTTGATAAAAATCTAAGCATGGCCTGTCACCCCATCCCACAAATGAAATGTGTATATTAGTACCTGATTTCTCTTGTCTTTGTGATGGTCTCTTTGACATGGCCGCTGCAAACTGCCAACAGAACAAGAAAAAGCAtctctgagcatgtgcactgctTCTTTTTAACCTTCCCTGAAAGAGGTTATTACTATGGTGAAGGATCTTCCATAGCAACAGTGCAGAGCACAGAGGCACGATTTAAAGAGGAACAGGCTATGGCTCAGTCTTATGTGGGAAGTTTCTGTTTAAAGCTGTTAAGATTAGCTACACCTCCCCACTCAAGAGGGTTTGTCTGGCACGGCCAGTTAAAGGGTCTGTAATCACCCAAGCCTGGTTCCCAGGAAGTTTCTCCAGTTTTGCAATCCCAACCACTGGACGTGAAGAGGCAGAAGAATTAGCAAGACTGGAGGCACTGAACGTATCAGAGTAAGAACTTTATCTatgcctccctgccccagagccagcacctctGCTCCCCTCTCATAGCCTTGGAGCCATACATGGTGATGCATTGCTCGATTTAGAACATATACTTGCAGAATGTATCATGGTGATAGAAAGTTGTGGATTAAACACTTTTTTTCAGAAGTAAGATTAAGTTTCCTGGATTCAATCTTTGCCTTTTTGTGCACATTTGCCACATCATGAGACATCCACACCATGCGGCATGTTCGGCAGTCCCTGTTTCAGAAGGATGGGCATAGCAGAGGTGAGGGTCAGGACTgagatgcactggcagagctatgAAGGGAACCCTTGCTCTGTTCTTGGTTTTAGCCAATTCAGTAGGAACCCAagcctgtgaggtgctgagtgctcccaactcccactgagggcactcagcagcatgcaggagcaGGCCTACAATCCCTTTCTTTCATGAGCAGAAATTCACACGCTCACAAGCAAAGTGCTGACTGacacatttttcctttaaaatgctCTTgggattgtaaattctttggggcaaggattgtgctttaaaaaatgagaagaaaatattattattaataaataataataatatcacccCTATACATTACTATGCaaggggaagaagaagaagagtatTTGGTAGAGAACACACTTTACAACTAGCAAGACTGAGCATAATTTTGCCTGAGTGCAGATTACAGGATCTGGCTAGTTAAGATATTTAATATATCAATGCCTCACAGATCTGCCTCTTTATTCAGGACCATTCTCCTTCCATCCAACCCCTTATGACCTGTCTTTCGTGCCTTGTGCATGTCCAGCCATCATCTGAAACTCAACATGGCCAAAATTCAGCTTTCGATCTTTCCTCCCAAGTGCTCCCATCTCCCCACTTCCCTTATCACTGTGAACCACATCAGCCTCCTCCCAGTTACTCAGGCCCATTAATCTGGGTGTCATCTTTAACTTGACCCTTTAGACCCCCACATCTAGGCTGTGTGCAAGTCTTGTCACGCCTTCCTGCATAAGATTTCAAAGCTCTGGCCTTGCCTGTCTGCACTGCCACCCCTCTTGTGCAGACCCTTAGCATTTCATGCCTCAACTACTAGAATCCCTTTCTCTTTGGCCTTTACGGCTCCAGCCTTGCCTGGCTCAAATCCATTCATAATCCTGCTGCTAGGTTCATCTGCCTGGCTCAGTGCTCTGACCACACCCCTCTGCTCCTCgagtccctccactggctccccattCTTCACTGCAAACACAAACATCTTCTCTTCACCTCTAACGCCTTTCACCATTTGACACCAGCCCACCTATCATATCTAGTATAGTATTCTGTCACAAGGGAGACCTCTGGTTCCACCTTCACGTCACCAGTTCTGACAGCCTCTATCATGTCTCCCTCAGGTACTTTTATGCTCTCTCTCACAATGCCCTTTAATCAAGGGAAATTCTCCTTGTAAAGCTACTGCTATGTCCATGGtctgctctggcttttttgccgccccaagcaaaaaaacaaacaaaatgtgcggggaggccggagccagggtgcagggggactccctgcacTGCAGACATGCCCCGGGCAGTGGAGTGCGTGCCCCGGCTagtagggggaaggggagagaacgggggggaaagagagagaagagggggcagccagggcttccttcagccagggCGCTCGCCACGCAGCCCCTCCCACCGCACCACCTGCAGACAGAGTGTGcagcctgctcccagcagggcgctccccttcCCCACGCTGCCGCCCCCGATAGGGCGGCCAGagcggcaaaccaaaaaaaaaaaaaaaaggattggagggaagccgccccttagaatctgccgccccaagcacgagcttgctcggctggtgcctggagccggccctgactatgtCTTCCCATCAAATCCCTCTAACGTTTTCCTCTGCCAGGACGACTCCAAAATACTGCTCTCTGGCAGTGGCTGGGGAAATGGCTGGCTGGAACTACTGATTTTTATGCAAATCGGCTGATCACACGGGTATCTCACCCTTCCACACCCTTCTCTGCATTCCGACCCCATGTAGTAATCCCAGAGTGTGAACGCTCTAGGGCAGAGACTAAATTTTCACTTGGGACCGGACCACAcacagcacaatgaggccctgagcACTGACTGGGGACTTCAGGGGCTGCCATAACACAAATACTGACTAATAATATCAAACAGCTTAATGGTCACTACATTGTCCTATGAATTCCTCATGAAGCAAACATCTAATCTCCCGCTCCCCACTTTAATGCTCAGGAGAAGTGTCAGAGTAACCAGACGGAGAAACGAAGCCTTCTGTTTATTCCCAGAACAGGCCCAACTTGGCTGGACAGCAGTTAAATAACCAAAACCTTTCCTCAAGATGTTTCTCATTAATAATTTTAGAAATGATTCTCCTGTTAGTGACAGAGGCACTCTGGTTTCCGCATTCAGTGTCACGGAGAGTACAGCTCATCTGGAACCATTCGAGGCCTTAAATGTCCTGGGTTCAAGTACCATATTAAGAATGGGCTCACATCCAGTGCAGACTCACAAAgaccaattttttttcctaactaGTCTGCctaaagttagacacctaaaGCCACAGAGATGCTGAATGCCTGCagatttcattgacttcaaagggaactGCAGGTACTCTATACCTCTGGCAGCAAGTCACTTTCCTTGTGggacctaaatatggatttaagtacCTAGATTTATACACTCAAGTTGGAATACATTATCCTTAATCTTtatgccaggggtcagcaacctctggcacgtggctcgccagggttaCCTGaacgcggctcccactggctgtggtttgccgtcccaggccaatgggggcagtgggaagtggtgcaggcgagggatgtgctgcaGGAGATGCACTCCACCCCATTGTTGTGCTGTGCATTGCCCTATTACCGTGATTAATGCAGAATACTGTTTTTAGACACTCAAACTTCAGTGAACCAAGGAAAATTCTCAGGCTTTTCACTGTTACCACTGGAATCCAGAACTGTCCAAAAGCCTTAAGCCCGGCAGTCTGATGGGTGAGTCTGCACACCAAAACATCAGAACGATCCCTCAGAAACACAGAGTTGCCTGAGCCGGAGTTGCACAGATCCAACATTTAATAGCTTGAGACAGGATTTATGTTTCAAAATAAAAGCAGGTCATTTAGAGGacagacagattttcaaagtgaaaagCCGGGACACTTGTCCCAGTGAAAGAATTTACAGACACTTTTTAGGGGGGGCTGAGATGTGCAGAGGAGGGTTTGTCAGCTGTGTCATGACCAGGACATGGGCAGTCAGActtagtggttggagcaggagtcaggccccgGGAGGCCAGAGTCCAAGACAGGCCAGAGGGTGAACCGAGAGCCAGGTGCCAGGAGGCAGGCAGGAGATCAGGGTTGGGCACCAGGTTACAGACAGCAATCTAAGAGTGAAGTCAAGGACAAAGCAGGGTCGATTGCAAGCAGGGGTCTGAGCTGTTGCTCAGACAGCTTCCCATCACGGCTTCCTGGTTTATGTACTGGTATTGGCCAGTCAGGGGGCTGTGAGAGGCTGCCACTCAGGTCCTGCTGGGTGGTACTtcccgcccagcccagcctcgCAGGGTCCTCCCATAAGAACCCAACCTAAGCCTTCTATGGTGATGTGGAGGCATCAGCAGCCCAGAACccccaggttccagccctgcaGGTTCTAGGAAGCTAAGAAAGACAGGAAAAGAAAGGGGTGCCTCTTCTGTACCTCTGTCTTTTTGCTTTACCTCTGCTCCTTTCCTCTTGTCTCCCtagttttctctctccctctgccacacattttcattctctctcacacattcaCTCTTAGTCCTTTGTCTCCCACCTTGATCCCTTTCATTCCCCACTCTGGTCTTGACACCCTACCAAAACCTGGAGCTCACCTGCAGTGCATGCATGCATGTGGTGGCAGTGagtgcagctgagctgcctgtaGGCTGTCATTCAGAGGTGTCAAGATTCTCAGCCTCCTCAGAGACCTGACTTCTTGTGGAGCAGCAGGAGAATCATGGGAAGTGCataagggggcagggtgggaacaTTACTATATGGCAGATCTAGAAGTGGTCCCTAAGGTTAGTATGTGCTCACTCAGACAGCTGTTAATTTCACCAGTTCAGCGGCCTGGCAGATCCTTCATGCAGCCAGTCTGCTGGGGTTTGTAATACACTGCTTCTGTAAAACAGACAGGGACATGGAGAGGGACTCAGAAAAAAAGGAACATccctgattttcaaagccacaTGATTACCCTGAGGACTTCACTATTGCTATCAGTTTTACATGGAAGGCACTCAGACAGTGATGGGAGGCAGTGAAAACAAACACTGAGATAGGTAGATAGACATTTATACAAATTGGgattgtagccttttattttattttaaataaatttagtAATGTTATATTACAACACCATGAGCTCAGCGCTGgtggctacagtttcaagctcaACAGAATGAAAGTCACCTCTGCTATTTGCTTCAGATTTAGAGTATCCTGGGGATGCCTTAAGAAAGGCACCTGTGCCATAGAGAAAATTTTTCTCCAACTTTTCCATACTAACGACCTGCCTTTTCCACCCCAGGAACACCCATCCAGAATGGGCCAGGTGATCACAACCAgcgctggtcaaaaattttccccTGAAagttttttcagcaaaaaataaataaataaataaatgaagatttggttatactgaaacattttacaaatttGCGCTAACGTTGccaaattatttttgttacaaaAACAACTCAGAAAAGGTAACACTGTTTCAgtttttcagttcaaaacaattttgttcagaaatttccttcaatttaatttaaaacactcaacatcctttaaaaatggtcaacactgaaacaaaacattttgttcaccCTGAAACTACTTTTTTTGTCTCTGACTTTTTGATTCACTAAAAATTCTGAAAGGTGTCAATGTTATGTTGATccaaacaaatatttttcagtatTTTGAAATTGCTAGTGAAAAATCTGTTACTCACACAGctctattattattaatataactatttatttgtattaccatactGCCTAGGAACCCTAGACATGGGCCAGATAGACACGGAGTCCAGTTCACAACCTGCAAGTTGAAAAGCTATGCATTGGAATAGAGTTCCCAACAAACATGTATGCTGGGATTTCACAGTacatttcattattatttttaggGCATACTTAAATCCCCTCGATCGTGCAAAGCTGTAGTCCTAATGGCCACTCCCTGTGTCAAAGAAAAGAAGACAAAAATACAAAGCTTTCTGTTTCCTAGATGTTTTTCTAATTTCAAGGCAACTGTTCTGTGCAGACATCTCTGGGTTTTCATCCCCACAGAACAATCTCATCTCAGAAGGGAGATTTCTTTTAACTAGCTTTCCGACTGCACCTTGGAAATTGCATCAGGGTAAAGAGGAAAGAGGTTGTGGGGGGGTTAAAAGCTCTTATTTTTCAGAGCACATATTCTTGCCATGTCTGTGCTAATGGAACACTTGTGATATGCTAATTTTGCTGTCACAATACTGCCACCTTTCAAGAGTTACAGTACAATCCAATACTGCTCTGAATCATGGAGGGGAAAAATGTGTTCACACTTAGGGCATGTGGTTTTCATATTGTCCGTTTTTTTTAACTGTGTAAGTTGAAGTGAGAATTTTTCAAGAttcaaaatagaaaaagaaaaaaaccacaaGTCCCAATGGATTTATGGCAGTTTTACAACATGGTTCAGGCAAACAAAGGTTTTTAAGTAACAATAATAAGAAAAATCTCTTTTTAACACAAAAGACCACGGCTGCATTCAGTATCTGAAAAATACACATTGCACATGACAGATAAATTAGCATGTGCTACTGCTCACTCTGCAGTTAAAGTTGAATTCCAACTTCCATTATAACCCCCCACTTAACCTCTTCAATTGCTCATGGCTCTTGCAAACAAATGCATTTGAGTCTGTAATTTTCCATACTTAGTCTCATCGCAGAAGTGAattggggatgggtgggggagagacacTTTGAAGAGAATTGATTCAGTTTGTGTAAAAACTAAACAAATGCACTATTCCTCACTTATTCCAGGAAAAGATATTGACCCTGCATCATTCACAGTTGgctcaaactttttttatttaaagttggATAGTTTTGTAGTTATGGTGCAAGCCACATTTGAAGAAAATCTGTTAAGTACTTTTAAAAAAGGAGTAGAGCGtataaatgtttttttcacaTGCACAGTGGAATTTTTGGCTTGGGGTTGTTGctgattgttttgtttgtttttaagagtgGCTTAGACAATGCAAGCCACTCACTGACTAATTGGGACATAGGCCCTTTTGAAAACTTTTCTACCTGCCTTTATCTAAATATTCAaaacttaggctttgtctacactggaacg
This genomic interval carries:
- the LOC120405502 gene encoding neuropeptide-like protein C4orf48 homolog, with protein sequence MLRDAFSCSVGSLQRPCQRDHHKDKRNQEEAPISRMLTPCLLRRVVFLVPLIFVVVLLTMEPIKADEEAGTTIPAESRPCVDCHAFEFMQRALQDLKKTAYNLDTRTETLLLQVEKRTLCDCVTADTLN